The stretch of DNA ttttttggtttgttttatagtatattttttgatgTATTTTGTAGCATATTTTCTGgtttattttattgcttatttatgcatacattttgttttttattttattcttgtCTTTTACATAGTGTTTAATTCAAAATTAGttgtaaattaataaaaaggatataaagttaaaggaaattatatttttcgtattttttttatttttttttttttttttataaaactcctaagtttttatttttcttgttcGACTATAAGTAAGCACCAATAATGTAAGCCTCGTACATACACTGAAGCATACATTAGCATAACCTAGTAAATAGCAATTTGTAATatctttataatattacataaacgTATAATAATTGTTACTACGCAAATTTTGCATTTAACCAAATTTATAGTATAATAGTAGACCACGTAGTAGTAACACGATATGTAATGGTAACCACCACGCAACAGTAACTCACCGACTAATAGTAGCACACCGCTTATCAGTAACCCTCTATATTCTTAATGAATGATATCCAAGTGATCTTACAACTGAAACGTACATAAATGGTATATCAAAATTCAGTTGAATCGCTTAAAAAGGTATGttcagaaaaataaaatgagttGTAGTGACACAGTTGAGCTACATAGAAGTAAGGGAATACATAATTACAACTTGAATATATGGAATTGTAAGCAGAGAAAACAGTGGAACACATATAAAACCAGTGAAGACAAAGATGATATTTGCTTAAAGAATGAGTATGAAAGAAAAAGGGGTAGTAATGATGAATGCGAAAGTTACAACCATATTAAAATGAATGTTCGATCCCCTTCATTTAGTTGTAACAACTTAATAAACGGAAGTGATGTAGCCAAAAGAAACGGTAATTTTCAGAACTCATACGTCAATGTgttatactttaaaaaattaaaattaaataaaagattgtttgaaaaattaaaaaataagaatatagttatatatttaaaatataaagaaagtACATGTACaagcaaaaatatagaaattcGAAATgcagaaataaataatttatatttatgttttttaattactgAACCTTTTATTGAAGATgagaagaaaattattaaaatttatataaaatattttaaagatcataagtataaaatattatcctTCGGATTCGtagaattaaatttttttgactttactgaaaatttttatagaaaaaaaagttatatgttatgttatgataaaaataataataaatatgtttttggttattttatattaattttagcAAACCAAATAAAATGGACTATATGTGATAATAGGATTtcttatgaatatataaagaagtcttattttgtttctaATAGGAACTGTTATGATCATcagattttttatatttgtaaaaaaattgaaaaaaatttattgcaATTATGTGATAGCAATGTGGGTAATAAGTCCAAGCTATTCCAAAACAGAGCCTTACTAAAACATTTCGGCGTCACGCAGAGTTGTCCGGGCACCTTTAGTTTGAGGAAGTCCAATAGGGAGCATCATGATGACGAAATTGCACACATGGGGAGAAGTGGACATATAGGGAAAAGCGAATATagaggaaaaaatgaagatggGATAAGAAATGAAGATGGGATAAGAAATGAAGATGGGATAAGAAATGAAGATGGGATAAGAAATGAAGATGGGATAAGAAATGAAGATGGGATAAGAAATGAAGATGGGATAAGAAATGAAGGTAGTAATAAGTGAAGTAGGGTAATAAGTGAAGGTAGGGTAATAAGTGAAGGTAGGGTAATAAGTGAAGGTAGGGTAATAAGTGAAGGTAGGGTAATAAGTGAAGGTAGGGTAATAAGTGAAGGTAGGGTAAATAATGCAGTTAGGGTGATAAACGAATATAAAATTAGGAGTGAAGATTGGATAAGTGGGAAAGATGAAGGAAGGGATCAAAAGAGTGAAATGAGGCAAGGAGTAGAGGATGAAGACACAAAACACGATAACGAACGAAATGAACTACTCGCGATTAGTGAAAATTGCGAAAGTAAACAAATCTATCAAAACTATTTCAAAGAGAAAAGTTCATTAATTCATTTGGgggatataaaaaaagctACCGTCTCCATGAGTGAACAACGTATGAGAACTGTAACTCATAACGACAACAGAAGAGAGGATATCATTAGAAAGAGTTATTCTGAAAAGTATTCAAACGAGAAGAATAGAGACAGCATTCacatagaaaaatataacatttcaACTAAATATGatagtttaaaaaataaagataatatgCACTTCTTATCCCATTTAAAAGTACATGACTTTCCAACCATTGACTTGGAAAATTTGTCAGAGCAGCATTCCCCCAGACGTTTTGAAAGTAATCAAAACAGTGGCAATAACGATAGAAATAACAGTGCAAATATCTGTGGAAATAGCTGTGGAAGTAACAGCGGAAGTAACAGCGGAAGTAACAGCGGAAGTAACAGCGGAAGTAACAGGAGTAACATCAATAAcgataatagtaataacaacggaaacaataatagtaataacaacggaaacaataatagtaataacaacggaaacaataatagtaataacagcggaaacaataatagtaataacagcggaaacaataatagtagtaacaaCAGTAACGGTAGTAAAATAATCCCAAGAAATAGGAACGAAATGGGCAATAAGACGATGGATAACCATACTAGTATCACCTGCAACACGTGTAGTAAAAATGCAATTCCTTCGGACATATGCGAAATGAAAGATACTATTGTCACTAATAGGGAAGTCTACAGAGGTGAGAATAATGGGGAACATACGAAGAAAGATGAAGATGAGTATGTGGATGAGGAGGAAGCGGGTGTAAATGGGGAAGTAGCGGGTGCAGATGGGGAAGTAGCGGGTGTAAATGAGGAAGTAGCGGGTGTAAATGGGGAAGTAATGGGTGCAGATGGGGAAGTAGCTGGTGTAAATGGGGAAGTAACGGGTGTAAATGGGGAAGTAACGGGTGCAGATGAGGAAGTAGCGGGTGCAGATGGGGAAGACGCGGACGTGGATGAGGAAGAAGGAGATGTATATGGGAAAGACACGGATGAAGAAGACGCTGATGAGGAGATGAAGAACAACACACGGTATACTTCTCATATAGAAAACCCTTTTGATTTATTGCTATGCCAAAAACTGAAATGTATACTCAATAAAGATATGGACAGTTTTATAGAGGAGATACAATTTATTCTTAAtcatctaaaaaaaaaggtaataaaaaaaaatgaatattttatagagGAACTAAAAAATGGATATGCAAAAGAtgtgttcataaaaaaagatactgTCGTTGAAAAGAATAACAAACAAAGTTGCTTGAAAAAAATCAATAACAATGAAATAGATGAAGATCAAGCAAAAGATGACAAACAGAAAGAAGTGCAACAAAAGCAAGAACAATATTATAGCATAAAAAGTGATATTATCAAGATTTTGGAAAATTGTGTGAACACTACTTCCCTCTACATTAAGTGTGTTTTGAAAGACAAAAATGTAAGCTGTCATGAAAAGGATATTTTCTCTTCATATGATGATATCATttgtaacataaaaaaagcattgtatgcatatatgcaaCAAAATAAGACATCATCTGGAGCATATTTAGAAGAGATGCATATTAAATCTTTAAACGGATCACAGGAAAAGTTGATAAATGTAgtcaaaaagaaaaatggtaattctgtaaaaaagaaaagcaaaaatgGGCAAACAAAAATATCTGATGGGAAAGATCTTCTTAGGGATATAACACCCATACATTTATATCAATGTAGACATTTAAATTCTTATATTAGTAGTAATGATGAGGTTTCATCATCAGCATTTTCCGACTATAATAACtcaccaaaaaaaaaaataaaaaaaaaaggtagtGAACAACATCAAGTTTTTAACTATATCAATAAAAACATATCTTCTGCTTTACAATACTACGAAAATAAGTGGAAGCACAAATTGTCGGgaccaaaaaaatatttttaatcgGGCAATAAATATGccaaaataatttatcaaaaaaaaaaaaaaaagaaaaaaaaaagagaaatagtCTCTTTTGCAGGatcattattttgttatccTCCCATACATGTATCACATCCATGAATGATCTGTGAACATTtgttttaacaaaaaattgttgtcttattttttatatatttaattacttatttatgtatttatttgctTACTGCTTATATGATATGTGCTTATATGCTTATAGCTTATTTGATTCGTGCTTATTTACTTATTGCTTATTTGATGAGTACTAATttgcttctttattttattattttatccttttttttttttttgtgatttTTCATGCATTGCATTTTCACCGATCAACAAaaactttttgttttttttcgtaaaattcggcaaaaaaaaaaaaatgttacgCTCTTgagtatttattatatacgtatgtatatatatatatatatatatatgtatatgtatattcataCACCCGCGCATTCGCATACGCCAACGTGTTTGCTCTAAAACAGCATTGATACCATTTCTTAGTTCTGTggttattttaataattattattgaaaataatttcctaaaattaaaaaaaaaaaaaaacagcttcgaaagtatataaaagatatataagcTTATGTAAGGTACACATTTCTTGCCGCAACCCCCCTTAAAGCAATTATATTGACAGTTTCGCTTGCTCTCTTTCgtattatttacatacaaacattcgtaatatgtacatatttatatactcgtatgattgtatatattctaagattcattttataaatcCTAATTTCCAGTCTTCCTTTTCTTATTAGTATTACCCCAACTAAACTGTTGCCCTCAGAATAATGTTCGAACAACGATTCATGCAGTGATTTtagtaaaagtaaaaatatgcattttatttattttttccctgttaatatactaaaaaatatgagaaacattttttttttttttttttttttttttgaacaatCTCAAATGTTTAAATAGCGACTTGCTTAATGAACATTCATTTTATGtagaataaattttcatgCACTTGTTATTTgttgcatacatacatacaagcCCGCCTGTTAAGACTTAATTGGgagtaattaaatatttctctCTTGCCTAAACATACTTAGTTTACATTTGCCCACGATTTTATTTcaggaaataataaaaacaactaaccttttcctttttttaagaagctccttttctttaatttgtattattataacttttttttaacttcatATTTTAGAATTCATTTCATTATGACCAATTCGTGATAAGTATAATGTTTTTGGAGAGTTTTTTCATAGCTGTCATATGTGAGGGTTAGATATCCATTTCGTTAGCCTACTTATATATCAGGTTCATAATTACACCTACATAGAGATAATGTACGTGCGTATGTAGGCATATATGCTCCAATTCTTTTACCTCGTCCCTCTTCGCTTCGATTGTTTGTTGATTTCATCATTTTGAGATATTTTAACtgttttttcccttttttctattttttcgcccctatctcttttttctcttttccgTTGATGTAtgcattttcttttaatctGTGTTATTCACTCTTATCATTCgaataatgttttttaaggATGTTACGAAAAGGTTGTGTGTAATTAACAGGTTAATTAAAGCGAAAGGCATAAAAACATCTAGCAAATTGCATAGTgaatactttatttttaattttgaaaatgtcgaaaatttaaaaaaattaaaagagaCTAATGTAGAGTCTTCGCCACATATAGAagcaaaacaaataaaaagaaacgaatattttgaaaaaagtttggataaaaataaattaaaaaaaacaagaaaagtgttatcaataatatttaagaaattaaaaatttatgaaaaaacaacTTTGAACAagtctttttttatactttataaaaatattgattaCCTGTCCATAGCTGAAGTTATTAGCATTTTGTACTTGgctgtaaaaaataaaatatatcataaattGAACGaacagaaaagaaaagatgaagacaatcatttatttaatacaaGTAACAGTATAGCAAATAagaatttaaataatgacaACTATGAAGATATCTCGGATCACATTGGAATTTACACGAATGAATTAAAGgaagaaaatgtaaattacATGGCGGAAGAAAAAGgttttaaatattacaatGACAGCAACTTGAAAAAAGGGGCACCCTCATTATTCACTACTAAGTGTGTGCATAAGGACGATACAAATTGCAGTGAAACTGTATCGAGAAATAGCTTTTCTGGTGTTACAAATAAGGACCATACCGTTATGAACTACACCAATTATGGTGAATACAAAGAGAAAGCGGCGGAAGAAGGAATAGAAGCACAGGAAATGGACGATGAAGAAGGGATGGAATCAGAAATAACAGAAACAGCGGAAGAGGAGCTGAGCACTAGGAGATGTTCACACGTGCACAACTATACACATATTAAGCAAAGGGAAGTGGACTACGTGCGTAAGTTGCTGATCAGGCTAATGAACACGTTGAAGAGAAGCAGAAGTAACACGAATCTCTTGCTATGGGACTTTTACAAATTATCGTATTGCCTaagttattataaaatgaatgatAGTACTAATTTTATATCTCTATATTTgtgttcatttttaaaaagagaaattgACAACATACATGAAAATACTAACAAATGTGAGATAAGGAATTCTGCAGGATTGGACATGCTTCTACATTTACTAGTGATACAAAAGaagaatttaaaatgttatttttttaatgtgcTGTATGACTACTTATTTTCCGTATTAAAAAATGGTTTGTTTAGTTTATCATGTAagaatatttgtttattattacatgtaaataattttgaaataaataaatatgataattttttttttttacttatcaacaaaacaaaagaaatgaaaagacAAATAACATTAAAAGATGTAAACTACTTACTCTTTTATCAAAtcaaaaataacataatacTTGACATACCCTCGCTTCACCATATTTTAGTTGATAAGTGCATTACTAGTTATGGAGTTAATTCAGagattatacaaaatataggCTTGCTATCCCTGTTATTGTTACATTATGACTATTCAAAAAGGTATTCAAATGATACATATGAGAAATATGTacaagtaatatataatatgtattccTACTTAATgaagaatatgaaaatatttttagaaaatagaaaaatgaatgaagaaattttgaatatacattttttaacttcCTTTTCCTTAGCTTTATCCCTTATTCGGAACAATCTTTACCTTAATacacaattttatttatttcttttttatcttataaataattacatacCCCCTTCAAACAGTAGTGATTATATAATCTtgctaaattttttatatttttgcaattttaaAAACGAGTTGTACTATAAGAGAGATCCTCTATATACTGAAGGAAGCACATCCGTGTACATACGCAATAACAACAGTGGTATTGACACTCGgagatatattttattcaacTGCATTCAGTTGTCTCATTATATTtgtgaaaatttaaaaagcaTTTATTCTTATGAAGATACAAAAAACAGGCAATACTGTTTGTTAGGAAAGAGTAAAAGTAAAACAGTTAAAATTATAGAATCGATAAATAAGTGTGCAGGTACGAAGAATTCGGGCATCAGTTCAAATCAATTTCGTCCATATAATGACACAACTTATACAAGTGCTAATATGATTTATCCATGTGGTGCAGAAGTGGCAGCAGAAGCAGACGTAGTAGCAGAAATAGAACCGCATACACAGGAGGACGAAACTTCTAGCCATAGCAACATACTAGCAAATGCCCTCGAAATAACACTAAACGCAGAAGGTATAAATAAACAAGTAGatgtcaaaaaaaataagagttATTACATGAATGTTCTGGACTTACTAATATCActgaaaaataatagttcTGATAGGaacttttacatatatttattaaaccTATTTcataacaatatatttaagtacaacatacatatattcgaCCTAgataaaatactttttacaTATAGTCTGTTAAACCTGAGAAAAGAGGATATTTCTCTAAATATTTTAGATCTAttagaaaaagtaaaaaagaatattatgtataataataatcattttcTGGATGAAGAACGTTACCTTTTTGATTCCTTGTGTAGTATATTACTATCCGTTGCagaattaaatttatgtaaagtAATTGATCTAgc from Plasmodium malariae genome assembly, chromosome: 1 encodes:
- the PmUG01_01016600 gene encoding conserved Plasmodium protein, unknown function — protein: MSCSDTVELHRSKGIHNYNLNIWNCKQRKQWNTYKTSEDKDDICLKNEYERKRGSNDECESYNHIKMNVRSPSFSCNNLINGSDVAKRNGNFQNSYVNVLYFKKLKLNKRLFEKLKNKNIVIYLKYKESTCTSKNIEIRNAEINNLYLCFLITEPFIEDEKKIIKIYIKYFKDHKYKILSFGFVELNFFDFTENFYRKKSYMLCYDKNNNKYVFGYFILILANQIKWTICDNRISYEYIKKSYFVSNRNCYDHQIFYICKKIEKNLLQLCDSNVGNKSKLFQNRALLKHFGVTQSCPGTFSLRKSNREHHDDEIAHMGRSGHIGKSEYRGKNEDGIRNEDGIRNEDGIRNEDGIRNEDGIRNEDGIRNEDGIRNEGRVISEGRVISEGRVNNAVRVINEYKIRSEDWISGKDEGRDQKSEMRQGVEDEDTKHDNERNELLAISENCESKQIYQNYFKEKSSLIHLGDIKKATVSMSEQRMRTVTHNDNRREDIIRKSYSEKYSNEKNRDSIHIEKYNISTKYDSLKNKDNMHFLSHLKVHDFPTIDLENLSEQHSPRRFESNQNSGNNDRNNSANICGNSCGSNSGSNSGSNSGSNSGSNRSNINNDNSNNNGNNNSNNNGNNNSNNNGNNNSNNSGNNNSNNSGNNNSSNNSNGSKIIPRNRNEMGNKTMDNHTSITCNTCSKNAIPSDICEMKDTIVTNREVYRGENNGEHTKKDEDEYVDEEEAGVNGEVAGADGEVAGVNEEVAGVNGEVMGADGEVAGVNGEVTGVNGEVTGADEEVAGADGEDADVDEEEGDVYGKDTDEEDADEEMKNNTRYTSHIENPFDLLLCQKLKCILNKDMDSFIEEIQFILNHLKKKVIKKNEYFIEELKNGYAKDVFIKKDTVVEKNNKQSCLKKINNNEIDEDQAKDDKQKEVQQKQEQYYSIKSDIIKILENCVNTTSLYIKCVLKDKNVSCHEKDIFSSYDDIICNIKKALYAYMQQNKTSSGAYLEEMHIKSLNGSQEKLINVVKKKNGNSVKKKSKNGQTKISDGKDLLRDITPIHLYQCRHLNSYISSNDEVSSSAFSDYNNSPKKKIKKKGSEQHQVFNYINKNISSALQYYENKWKHKLSGPKKYF
- the PmUG01_01016700 gene encoding conserved Plasmodium protein, unknown function; translation: MFFKDVTKRLCVINRLIKAKGIKTSSKLHSEYFIFNFENVENLKKLKETNVESSPHIEAKQIKRNEYFEKSLDKNKLKKTRKVLSIIFKKLKIYEKTTLNKSFFILYKNIDYLSIAEVISILYLAVKNKIYHKLNEQKRKDEDNHLFNTSNSIANKNLNNDNYEDISDHIGIYTNELKEENVNYMAEEKGFKYYNDSNLKKGAPSLFTTKCVHKDDTNCSETVSRNSFSGVTNKDHTVMNYTNYGEYKEKAAEEGIEAQEMDDEEGMESEITETAEEELSTRRCSHVHNYTHIKQREVDYVRKLLIRLMNTLKRSRSNTNLLLWDFYKLSYCLSYYKMNDSTNFISLYLCSFLKREIDNIHENTNKCEIRNSAGLDMLLHLLVIQKKNLKCYFFNVLYDYLFSVLKNGLFSLSCKNICLLLHVNNFEINKYDNFFFLLINKTKEMKRQITLKDVNYLLFYQIKNNIILDIPSLHHILVDKCITSYGVNSEIIQNIGLLSLLLLHYDYSKRYSNDTYEKYVQVIYNMYSYLMKNMKIFLENRKMNEEILNIHFLTSFSLALSLIRNNLYLNTQFYLFLFYLINNYIPPSNSSDYIILLNFLYFCNFKNELYYKRDPLYTEGSTSVYIRNNNSGIDTRRYILFNCIQLSHYICENLKSIYSYEDTKNRQYCLLGKSKSKTVKIIESINKCAGTKNSGISSNQFRPYNDTTYTSANMIYPCGAEVAAEADVVAEIEPHTQEDETSSHSNILANALEITLNAEGINKQVDVKKNKSYYMNVLDLLISLKNNSSDRNFYIYLLNLFHNNIFKYNIHIFDLDKILFTYSLLNLRKEDISLNILDLLEKVKKNIMYNNNHFLDEERYLFDSLCSILLSVAELNLCKVIDLAIFEKKILANINHVNVSSILLLLQYYLLRGNNTSLNINIITTLVLIYIKKKYIISQQNINKGLLSLLDEDELKEDKNYHFMKLYLQEGDIRYEHGEDKDKNNDKKNESYEDSSDNLYNVISTEMDEVLPEENKKYSSYFSFTKMNQDDSYEFLILRFVFINIGIHSNLFHDNFKYYHAMEGKTCRNVLSNFNKIILHLKNNFADILNICLTDDRQSLHDNNYYASSTDYISFEQNNKHEKWEEKNIPKKKSSSHFHPPERENEQIDNKHNIMSRKNFVLLINYFLFIFNHDLSIIIKDKNFIESIMLQHLFVKKFKSSYYNYKYSFIYRKLVFSVIYNINKRNCIKMNTTLDCETDSSSNNRSSDSSSSSKSSSNSSSNSSSNSSSNSSSSSSSSSSSSSSSSSSSSSSSSSSSSSSSSSSSSSSIANRGNYREVINFNEYVDVIRYFNRLCVEKKLKNNAFYNYLKRNNINIYNNEGVNYDLIYNGHIIQDLRNNEIENIYINVPFFNYIIPMLIKTKDTSVAVQVLFDAFENIDTFTVLFDVMKCFLKNYNYDIILMKRQNTKKTV